In one window of Leptospira sp. GIMC2001 DNA:
- a CDS encoding ABC transporter ATP-binding protein encodes MIQVSNLSKSYGEKKAIQNLNFTLEKGEVVGLLGLNGAGKTTTLRILTGYIIPSSGDARIDGKSIFDEPLEAKKKIGYLPESPPIYEELTVRDYLTFVARIKGIPPEEITLEINNVMDKTGISKVANSIIGHLSLGYRKRVGISQALLGNPSVIVMDEPISGLDPQQIIEIRNLIRSLAGEHTVLISSHILTEIYKTCDKFLFLQDGRLRLTYTLDELEAEMEKISGLEITLSGKSQNEIENYLSSTIGSSGKLKFIEQDRNGYCFLVNVDDEKKFKENVFETIKGNNLSMEYLKKQDVSLEEIFMNRFQEKK; translated from the coding sequence ATGATTCAAGTTAGTAATTTATCAAAAAGTTACGGAGAAAAAAAAGCAATTCAGAATCTGAATTTTACTCTAGAGAAGGGTGAAGTGGTTGGATTGCTTGGACTCAATGGTGCAGGTAAGACGACGACATTGAGAATACTTACGGGATACATCATACCAAGTTCAGGCGATGCTCGAATAGATGGTAAGAGTATTTTCGATGAACCACTAGAAGCTAAGAAAAAAATTGGTTACCTTCCTGAATCTCCACCAATCTATGAAGAGCTTACAGTTCGAGATTATCTAACCTTTGTTGCGAGAATCAAAGGTATCCCTCCTGAAGAAATTACATTAGAAATCAATAATGTGATGGATAAGACGGGAATTTCAAAAGTTGCCAATTCCATAATCGGACATCTATCACTGGGTTATAGAAAAAGAGTTGGTATATCGCAAGCATTATTGGGTAATCCAAGCGTGATTGTTATGGATGAGCCAATCTCTGGATTAGATCCGCAACAAATTATTGAGATTAGAAATCTGATTCGTAGCCTAGCTGGTGAACATACTGTACTTATCTCAAGCCATATCCTAACTGAGATCTATAAAACCTGCGATAAATTTCTATTTCTCCAAGACGGAAGATTGAGACTAACTTATACCCTGGATGAACTAGAAGCTGAGATGGAGAAAATATCTGGGCTTGAAATCACATTGAGTGGAAAATCTCAGAACGAAATTGAAAATTATCTTAGCAGTACAATCGGTAGCTCAGGAAAACTCAAGTTCATTGAACAAGATAGGAATGGATATTGTTTTCTTGTGAATGTTGACGATGAGAAAAAATTCAAAGAAAATGTATTCGAAACCATTAAAGGAAATAATCTTTCTATGGAGTATTTAAAAAAGCAGGATGTATCGCTTGAAGAAATTTTTATGAACCGATTCCAGGAGAAAAAGTAA